The following coding sequences lie in one Anas acuta chromosome 17, bAnaAcu1.1, whole genome shotgun sequence genomic window:
- the NIPSNAP1 gene encoding protein NipSnap homolog 1: MAAALRGLRRGGGGRGARAYSRDSEGSWFRSLFVHKVDPRKDAHSNLLSKKETSNLYKIQFHNVKPECLDAYNSLTEEVLPKLHLDADYPCDLVGNWNTWYGEQDQAVHLWRFSGGYPALMDCMNKLKQNKEYLDFRKERSRMLLSRRNQLLLEFSFWNEPLPRQGPNIYELRTYKLKPGTMIEWGNNWARAIKYRQENQEAVGGFFSQIGELYVVHHLWAYKDLQSREETRNAAWRKRGWDENVYYTVPLIRTMESRIMIPLKISPLQ; this comes from the exons atggcggcggcgctgcgggggctgcggcggggcggcggcggccgaggGGCgcg GGCGTACTCGCGGGACAGCGAGGGCAGCTGGTTCCGCTCCCTCTTCGTGCACAAGGTGGACCCCCGCAAGGACGCCCACTCCAACCTCCTGTCCAAGAAGGAGACCAGCAACCTCTACAAGATCCAGT TTCACAACGTGAAGCCAGAATGCCTGGATGCCTACAACAGCCTGAC GGAGGAGGTGCTGCCCAAATTGCACTTGGATGCTGATTACCCCTGCGACCTGGTGGGGAACTGGAACACGTGGTACGGCGAGCAGGACCAGGCAG tgcACCTCTGGCGCTTTTCGGGGGGGTACCCGGCCCTGATGGACTGCATGAACAAACTGAAGCAGAACAAG GAGTACCTGGACTTCCGCAAGGAGCGCAGCCGCATGCTGCTGTCCCGCAGgaaccagctgctgctggagttcagCTTCTGGAACGAGCCCCTGCCCCGCCAGGGGCCCAACATCTACGAGCTCAGGACCTACAAGCTCAAG CCAGGGACCATGATCGAGTGGGGCAACAATTG GGCTCGGGCCATTAAGTACCGGCAGGAGAACCAGGAGGCCGTGGGCGGCTTCTTCTCGCAGATCGGGGAGCTGTACGTCGTGCACCACCTCTGGG CCTACAAGGACCTGCAGTCCCGCGAGGAGACGAGGAACGCGGCGTGGCGGAAACGGGGCTGGGACGAGAACGTCTACTACACGG TCCCGCTGATCCGCACGATGGAGTCACGGATCATGATCCCGCTGAAGATCTCCCCGCTGCAGTGA